The genomic DNA GTGGGAGCATGGAAGGCGGCGAACGCAAGAGTGGAGGGAGAATTCATCCTTACAAACAGCGCATGAGGGGAGGGATCGATCGTCAGTGTCGGAGATGAGAACGGAGGGGAGGGCGTCGATGGAAGCGGCTGAGGCGGGATAGAGGCCGGAGCGATCTGGGTCGGGTGGAGGGAGGAGTGGGATCGATTCATCTCCGCCGCCGTCATCGGATTCGGGTAGGAGGAGGGGAAGGGACTGGGGAAAGTTGAATTCCATTTCTCGAAGGAGATCGGAGCGGGAGCAGCCGGGACAGATAAGAGGGGATTGAGAGAGGAGGAGGGTGATGCTCATGTCGCACTCATGGCACCAGTAGGTGGGGGGTAGGGAAGCGGCGGAGGGAGGCACTGCGGCGGCAGCGGAAGTCATGGACTTTGTCTCTGCTCCTTCAGTCTCATCTTTGATCATTCTAGCCTTCTTTCTTATACGTGTCATCTTAATAATAGCTCTAATATATAAACAAAACGAGACTTCATATACCGTCGCTTTGGCCGAGTGGTTAAGGCGTGTGCCTGCTAAGTACATGGGGTTTCCCCGCGAGAGTTCGAATCTCTCAGGCGAcgttctttttatttttgaaagaccaccaaaaaaaattaaatccctACTTCATTTTATATCAATTTTAAATTTCCCATTGCTGCATAGACCGTCGCTTTGGCCGAGTGGTTAAGGCGTGTGCCTGCTAAGTACATGGGGTTTCCCCGCGAGAGTTCGAATCTCTCAGGCGAcgttctttttatttttgagagACCACGAACCAGATAAAAATCAAATTCCCACTTCATTTTCTATCATTTCAAATTTCTTATTTCTTCCCGTCTACCATTGTAtaatctctttaaaaattcttcagttcttttttatttaattattattattattattattaaactctacgtttttttatatgttttttactttttcttttttcacatttattttttatattttttaatgttttttcttttttttttacattttttatttattttaataaattttttttttacgttttttatttttttttacattttccttttattaaattttattacgttttttttatttttttttatgtttattctattttctattttttatgttttttattgtttattttttatatgttttttctATTGCTTTATTTTTTAacgtttctttatttttttttattttttaatatatatatattttttaatttattttttttacattttttttatttttttttacgttttttctatcattttttttttacatttttctcttattggaggatatttttagtaaaaaaaaaatcgttaaccccgaaatcaagaaaaatctcaatttttttgaggttttctgattccggATTGCATATCCCTTTTGCTGACATATCGGGCATGAAACATTattcgggaatcatcgattacctaaacccaATAGAGTTTTCGTTGATAATTttagatggataaccaaggttatcaaggataacccccaaccaaacctACCTTATAAGATTGTAATAAAGTCTAGTTCTTCGAGTGAATCTGTTGGGTTGTAAGgttaaagtcccacattgaacaAAGGAAAGTAAACAAGGAGAAAAGCGTTAAGAATGATAGCCGGAGGTTCCCGACGTAGCCACTCCGATACTCAAGTTagagaatgaagaagaagaagaagaacaatagtAATATTAAGGTTTAGATGTATATCTGTGCATGTACCTTGGACATCGGAAGAAGCTATGTCCCAATCTTCATGTTATCgttatttaattccttaaataattcAAGATTTATTTGTGTCATTGTcgttttattaaaataatctaagATTTACACGATTATTATCCTATTTctgaaataatttgatatttaTATGATTACTGTATTTTTTTTCTGAAATAATATGAAATTCTACATAAGTATCAAGAAGACAATTGTCTAAAACTATGGAGTTCCAAGGAGTCGGGCACCCTAGAAGCTGGGATGCCAAGGAGTTGGGGTCGTCCCATAAGTTGAGATGCCAAGGAGTCAAGGTGTACAAGAGTCTGGGTGCCCACGAAGTTGGGGCGTCAAAGAAGTCAGGGGAGGCCAAGAAGATTGGGTGCTAAAGAAGATGAGGTTGGCTCGGTttttccctttgcttaaaccaCCATCTCAACAGGATTACCCATCTCATTTGTCTGTTAGAATGtttactaaaagtctagcttttgtataaacatttattttgaaatgagaatcgcattagtcaaatgtttgcatttagttaaatgcagtcgtccatttaatttatattgtagataacatggtgtgtggtgtcacacagaagatcaagttatcagtttcttataaattataaatagtagctcacaaccaagatggattggggcaaaccattagaatggttgtagtgtaatttggtattagtttatcttgactataaaattacactagtacact from Zingiber officinale cultivar Zhangliang chromosome 4A, Zo_v1.1, whole genome shotgun sequence includes the following:
- the LOC121970463 gene encoding probable E3 ubiquitin-protein ligase ATL45 isoform X1; translated protein: MIKDETEGAETKSMTSAAAAVPPSAASLPPTYWCHECDMSITLLLSQSPLICPGCSRSDLLREMEFNFPQSLPLLLPESDDGGGDESIPLLPPPDPDRSGLYPASAASIDALPSVLISDTDDRSLPSCAVCKDEFSLHSCVRRLPCSHLYHSDCIVPWLSLHNSCPICRSPLPCSDESYGGAGGPVRSQVVSAEGVGDDEAFLLAPNAANDGATVLTAALWQVRRYRLFRPPTSEAMNAALFEMEQVYEEELADSGETLLSECPLERHGEAMGTRNGSDDTTMIHEISENFA
- the LOC121970463 gene encoding probable E3 ubiquitin-protein ligase ATL45 isoform X2 — translated: MIKDETEGAETKSMTSAAAAVPPSAASLPPTYWCHECDMSITLLLSQSPLICPGCSRSDLLREMEFNFPQSLPLLLPESDDGGGDESIPLLPPPDPDRSGLYPASAASIDALPSVLISDTDDRSLPSCAVCKDEFSLHSCVRRLPCSHLYHSDCIVPWLSLHNSCPICRSPLPCSDESYGGAGGPVRSQVVSAEGVGDDEAFLLAPNAANDGATVLTAALWQVYEEELADSGETLLSECPLERHGEAMGTRNGSDDTTMIHEISENFA